In the genome of Planococcus donghaensis, the window AAAATGCTCGAAGGTCGCACAGAAGATCAAAAACGCGCACTAGTTGAAAAGGTATCTGAAGCTGTTTCTGAAACAACTGGCGCGCCAATCGAGAACGTCACTGTCTTTATCGAAGACATGAAAAAAAGCGATTACGGCACAAAAGGCAAACTCTTTAGCGATCAATAAAGAAAAGTGAAAGTGCCTGTTCAGCTCCGACAGGCA includes:
- a CDS encoding 2-hydroxymuconate tautomerase, whose product is MPYVTVKMLEGRTEDQKRALVEKVSEAVSETTGAPIENVTVFIEDMKKSDYGTKGKLFSDQ